One stretch of Acidimicrobiia bacterium DNA includes these proteins:
- the pdxT gene encoding pyridoxal 5'-phosphate synthase glutaminase subunit PdxT — protein MGPVGVLALQGDFREHQQSLERAGAISRQVRRPADLDGISALVIPGGESTTIGRLAILYGLIDPLCEVVDGGLPTFGTCAGLIFLAAGTVKEGPPQLGCLDVIVERNAFGRQNDSFEAPIEVQGLEAPYLGVFIRAPQVSKVGPHVEVLATYDGQVVMVRQENILASAFHPELTDDVRIHEMVLSMRKGD, from the coding sequence ATGGGCCCGGTCGGTGTTCTCGCCCTCCAGGGCGACTTTCGGGAACATCAGCAGAGCCTGGAACGCGCAGGGGCGATCTCTCGACAGGTTCGCCGGCCGGCGGATCTCGACGGCATCTCAGCTCTGGTGATCCCTGGCGGGGAATCGACCACGATCGGCCGGTTGGCCATCCTCTACGGGTTGATCGACCCATTGTGCGAGGTCGTCGACGGCGGGCTCCCCACGTTCGGTACCTGCGCGGGGCTCATCTTCCTGGCCGCCGGAACGGTCAAAGAGGGTCCGCCGCAATTGGGATGCCTCGATGTGATCGTCGAACGAAACGCTTTCGGACGCCAGAACGACTCGTTTGAGGCACCCATCGAGGTGCAGGGCCTCGAAGCGCCGTATCTCGGTGTGTTCATTCGGGCCCCGCAAGTCTCCAAGGTGGGGCCGCACGTGGAGGTGCTGGCGACCTACGATGGTCAGGTCGTCATGGTCCGGCAAGAAAATATCCTGGCTAGTGCGTTCCATCCGGAGCTCACAGACGACGTGCGGATCCACGAGATGGTGTTGAGCATGCGGAAGGGAGACTGA
- a CDS encoding YebC/PmpR family DNA-binding transcriptional regulator: MSGHSKWANIKHRKGRQDEARGKLFAKLAKAIEASARHGGGDPAMNPTLATAIAKAKAASMPNDNIDRALKRGSGEGADAVDFTEVWYEGYGPGGVAVYIHALTDNRNRAGSDIRATMTRNNGNLGEPGSVGYLFDQKGFIIAMGDEEAVILTALDAGAEDVREADGAFEVITRPSDMPVIEKALLGAGVKVESADVTQLPSTTVPLERETAGKVLRLIDALEDLDDVQDVYANFDIPDDVMDALSQ, encoded by the coding sequence ATGTCAGGCCACTCCAAATGGGCCAACATCAAACACAGGAAGGGCAGGCAGGACGAGGCCAGGGGGAAGTTGTTCGCCAAACTCGCCAAGGCCATCGAGGCTTCCGCCCGTCACGGTGGCGGCGACCCGGCGATGAACCCGACGCTGGCGACGGCTATCGCCAAGGCCAAAGCCGCTTCGATGCCCAACGACAACATCGACAGGGCACTCAAACGCGGGTCTGGTGAGGGAGCGGACGCGGTCGACTTCACCGAGGTTTGGTACGAGGGCTATGGGCCGGGAGGAGTCGCCGTCTATATCCACGCGTTGACCGACAATCGCAACCGGGCCGGTTCCGACATTCGGGCGACGATGACAAGGAACAATGGCAACCTGGGTGAACCCGGCTCTGTCGGGTACCTCTTCGACCAAAAAGGATTCATAATCGCCATGGGCGACGAGGAGGCCGTCATACTCACGGCGTTGGACGCCGGCGCCGAAGATGTCCGCGAAGCAGACGGGGCCTTCGAAGTCATAACCCGCCCCTCCGACATGCCGGTTATCGAGAAGGCTCTCCTGGGGGCCGGCGTCAAGGTGGAATCCGCAGACGTGACCCAGCTACCCAGCACGACCGTGCCGCTCGAGCGGGAAACCGCCGGCAAGGTGTTGCGCCTCATCGACGCACTCGAAGACCTCGACGACGTCCAGGATGTCTACGCCAACTTCGACATTCCGGACGATGTGATGGACGCGCTCAGCCAGTAG
- the ruvC gene encoding crossover junction endodeoxyribonuclease RuvC, with product MFVLGIDPGLTTTGYGLVTRTADGLRLRTFGVIRTATGDAIERRLLELHRDLSEVIEEHHPDAMAIEQVFTNRNLQTSIAVGRASGVALLAGATAGLPVHEYTPTQVKSAVVGYGRADKKQVQRMVMQRLDLHELPTPADAADALAVALCHLQAYRLAGRLSG from the coding sequence ATGTTCGTTTTGGGTATCGATCCCGGACTCACTACCACCGGCTATGGACTGGTTACTCGGACCGCCGACGGCCTCCGTCTGCGCACCTTTGGTGTGATCCGAACTGCGACCGGCGACGCTATCGAACGGCGTCTGCTGGAGTTACACAGGGATCTCAGCGAGGTCATCGAGGAGCACCACCCAGATGCCATGGCGATCGAACAGGTCTTCACCAACCGGAACCTCCAGACATCGATCGCAGTGGGTCGCGCCTCCGGCGTAGCTCTGCTGGCCGGAGCCACGGCCGGACTGCCCGTCCATGAATACACACCGACCCAGGTGAAGTCGGCAGTGGTGGGATACGGCAGGGCCGACAAAAAGCAGGTTCAACGGATGGTGATGCAGCGTCTCGACCTGCATGAGCTACCGACTCCTGCGGATGCGGCGGATGCGCTGGCCGTGGCACTGTGCCACCTTCAGGCATACCGGCTGGCCGGTAGGTTGTCCGGATGA
- the ruvA gene encoding Holliday junction branch migration protein RuvA produces the protein MIGRLRGTIVGRRSEGMILDVGGVGYEIAVTPQTLSSLPGLSEPVVLHTHLHVREDAMTLYGFLDEPSRDMFRLLLATSGIGPKVAMAILGSMRLEELHRAVGNEDVDALTVVPGIGKRSAQRILLELKPRLVDADVVSLGGDSGPGRVREALEGLGYGAAEIREVIPDIPADLPLQEQLRMALKALGRHK, from the coding sequence ATGATCGGCCGGCTACGCGGGACCATCGTGGGGCGCCGCAGCGAAGGCATGATCCTCGATGTCGGAGGGGTCGGGTATGAGATCGCAGTAACTCCACAGACGCTGAGTTCATTGCCAGGGTTGAGCGAACCGGTCGTCCTCCATACGCACCTTCACGTACGCGAGGACGCGATGACCCTGTACGGATTCCTGGATGAACCGTCTCGCGATATGTTCCGGCTGCTGCTCGCCACATCGGGGATCGGGCCCAAGGTGGCGATGGCGATTCTCGGCAGCATGCGCCTCGAGGAACTCCATCGGGCGGTCGGCAACGAAGACGTCGATGCACTGACGGTGGTTCCCGGCATCGGCAAACGAAGCGCCCAGCGCATCCTGCTCGAACTCAAGCCGCGACTCGTGGATGCCGACGTCGTCTCACTAGGTGGCGACTCTGGACCCGGACGCGTGCGTGAAGCCTTGGAAGGACTGGGCTACGGCGCGGCTGAGATCCGTGAAGTCATTCCGGACATCCCGGCAGACCTGCCGCTGCAAGAGCAACTCCGGATGGCGCTCAAAGCACTGGGGCGGCACAAATGA